GACCCCGCGCGTCTTCGCGGTGGTCGACGGCCGCGGTCGGGTCGACTGGACCCACACCGGTGACGACGAGACGTCGCTGGTGGTCCTCGCCTGTCGGGCCACCCCGGCGGCGTACCTCGACGACCTCGAGGAGCGGGGCATCGGCCATCTCGTCGTCGGCGACCGGACCGTGGACCTCGCGCTCGCCCTCCAGCGCCTCGCGGCGACGTTCGGTGCCACGGTCGTCGTCGCCGACGGTGGCGGCGGGATCAACGGCGCGCTGCTGCGCGCCGGGCTGGTCGACGAGCTCCACGTGGTCATGTTCCCCGCCCTGGTCGGCGGCCTGGGCACGCCGTCGTTCCTCGACGGCGACCCGCTGGGGCCGGGCGGCCGGGCGGTGGCGCTCCGCCCGTTCGGGCTCGTCCGGGGCGACGCCGGCAGCACCTGGGCGCGGTACGAGGTGGCTCGGGCGCACCCGGACGACGTCGGAGGTCCTGGTCTCGCG
Above is a genomic segment from Nocardioides okcheonensis containing:
- a CDS encoding dihydrofolate reductase family protein, whose product is MSTPLWSRPRVVMTTTASVDGRVTLSPAERLLQPDVARRWRDAWPPDVEGLLEQRERWIREHHAPTVVLEGSGTFVGRDAVSRWTGPPAGAERPDHVPRSTPRVFAVVDGRGRVDWTHTGDDETSLVVLACRATPAAYLDDLEERGIGHLVVGDRTVDLALALQRLAATFGATVVVADGGGGINGALLRAGLVDELHVVMFPALVGGLGTPSFLDGDPLGPGGRAVALRPFGLVRGDAGSTWARYEVARAHPDDVGGPGLAP